One genomic window of Streptomyces sp. NBC_01498 includes the following:
- a CDS encoding C40 family peptidase: MSAQTHVPSLLSRAGTASVLLAAVGGAMLAPAAVPEAHALPAASKALNVAASKKGSPYKYGATGPHRFDCSGLTQFSYKKAGKKLPRTAQQQYNKTRRVSASGRKKGDLVFFHYRGSVYHVGIYAGKGRIWHSPKTGQVVRLERIWSKGVRYGRVR; encoded by the coding sequence ATGTCCGCGCAGACACATGTCCCGTCGCTGCTCTCCCGGGCCGGTACCGCCTCGGTCCTCCTCGCCGCCGTCGGCGGCGCGATGCTGGCGCCCGCCGCCGTGCCCGAGGCCCACGCCCTGCCCGCCGCCTCCAAGGCGCTGAACGTGGCCGCTTCCAAGAAGGGCTCCCCGTACAAGTACGGGGCGACCGGCCCGCACCGGTTCGACTGTTCGGGCCTGACGCAGTTCTCGTACAAGAAGGCCGGCAAGAAGCTGCCGCGCACGGCGCAGCAGCAGTACAACAAGACCCGCCGGGTCTCCGCCTCCGGCCGCAAAAAGGGTGACCTGGTGTTCTTCCACTACAGAGGCAGCGTCTACCACGTGGGGATCTACGCCGGGAAGGGCAGGATCTGGCATTCCCCGAAGACCGGTCAGGTGGTGCGGCTGGAGCGCATCTGGTCCAAGGGCGTGCGGTACGGCCGGGTCCGGTGA
- a CDS encoding adenosylmethionine--8-amino-7-oxononanoate transaminase, producing the protein MPDTRAADPSGLSGRAALAPEELLALDRAHVWHPYGPMPGRTDPLVVESASGVRLRLAEPAHGQRELVDGMASWWSAVHGYNHPVLNEAAHAQLARMSHVMFGGLTHEPAVRLAARLVEITPEPLRHVFLADSGSVAVEVAVKMCLQYWRSLGRPAKRRLLTWRGGYHGDTWQPMSVCDPEGGMHGLWSGLLPRQLFADAPPDGFEPYSETYADQLRGLVARHADELAAVIVEPVVQGAGGMRFHSPAYVRVLREACDEYGVLLILDEIATGFGRTGELFAAEHAGISPDVMCVGKALTGGYLTMGATLCTSEVADGISRGEVPVLAHGPTFMGNPLASAVACASIDLLLGQDWRGEVQRIGAGLRDGLAETTSLPGVKDVRVLGAIGVVQLDREVDMAAATRAAVREGVWLRPFRDLVYTMPPYVTDDADVARICRAVTAAAREG; encoded by the coding sequence ATGCCTGACACCCGGGCGGCGGACCCGTCCGGCCTGTCCGGGCGGGCCGCCCTCGCGCCGGAGGAACTGCTGGCGCTCGACCGGGCCCATGTCTGGCATCCGTACGGCCCGATGCCCGGCCGCACCGACCCGCTGGTCGTGGAGTCCGCCTCGGGCGTACGGCTCCGGCTCGCCGAACCGGCGCACGGGCAGCGCGAGTTGGTCGACGGCATGGCGTCCTGGTGGTCCGCGGTGCACGGCTACAACCACCCCGTCCTCAACGAGGCGGCGCACGCCCAGCTCGCCCGGATGAGCCATGTGATGTTCGGCGGGCTCACCCATGAGCCCGCCGTGCGGCTCGCGGCCCGGCTCGTGGAGATCACCCCGGAACCGCTGCGGCACGTCTTCCTCGCCGACTCCGGTTCGGTGGCGGTGGAGGTCGCGGTCAAGATGTGCCTCCAGTACTGGCGTTCGCTCGGCCGCCCGGCCAAACGGCGGCTGCTGACCTGGCGCGGCGGCTACCACGGGGACACCTGGCAGCCCATGTCGGTGTGCGACCCCGAGGGCGGGATGCACGGGCTCTGGTCGGGGCTGCTGCCGCGCCAGCTCTTCGCCGACGCGCCGCCCGACGGCTTCGAGCCGTACAGCGAGACGTACGCGGACCAGCTGCGCGGTCTCGTCGCGCGCCACGCGGACGAACTGGCCGCGGTGATCGTGGAGCCGGTCGTGCAGGGCGCGGGCGGCATGCGCTTCCACTCCCCCGCGTATGTGCGGGTACTGCGCGAGGCGTGCGACGAGTACGGCGTGCTGCTGATCCTCGACGAGATCGCCACCGGCTTCGGACGTACGGGCGAGCTGTTCGCGGCGGAGCACGCCGGGATCTCCCCCGATGTGATGTGCGTGGGCAAGGCGCTGACCGGTGGTTATCTCACGATGGGCGCGACGCTGTGCACCTCGGAGGTGGCCGACGGCATCTCACGCGGCGAGGTTCCGGTCCTCGCCCACGGACCCACCTTCATGGGCAATCCGCTGGCCTCGGCCGTGGCGTGCGCCTCGATCGACCTGCTGCTCGGCCAGGACTGGCGGGGCGAGGTGCAACGGATCGGGGCGGGGCTGCGCGACGGACTCGCGGAGACCACGTCGCTGCCCGGGGTGAAGGACGTGCGGGTCCTCGGCGCGATCGGGGTCGTGCAACTCGACCGTGAGGTGGACATGGCGGCGGCGACCCGGGCGGCGGTGCGGGAGGGCGTGTGGCTGCGGCCGTTCCGCGACCTCGTCTACACGATGCCGCCCTATGTGACGGACGACGCCGACGTCGCGCGGATCTGCCGCGCGGTGACGGCGGCGGCGCGGGAGGGCTGA
- a CDS encoding ATP-binding protein: MADHQEASVTLPSDPVSVRQARGHVARVLAEWGLPDGSDTAETVRLILSELATNAVQHTFGRSPVFTVDLRLERDEWLRLGVTDSHPRWPRRLPADGRQDHGRGMVIVRSLTAEYGGGLVITPTEDGGKTVWVTLPWPSPRTRD, from the coding sequence ATGGCAGACCATCAGGAAGCATCCGTCACCCTGCCGAGCGATCCGGTTTCGGTACGCCAGGCGCGCGGACATGTCGCGCGTGTGCTCGCCGAGTGGGGGCTGCCGGACGGCTCCGACACCGCCGAAACGGTTCGCCTCATCCTCTCGGAACTCGCGACCAACGCCGTGCAGCACACCTTCGGCAGGTCGCCGGTCTTCACGGTCGACCTCCGGCTGGAGCGCGACGAGTGGCTGCGCCTCGGCGTCACCGACAGCCACCCCCGGTGGCCGCGCCGGCTCCCGGCCGACGGCCGGCAGGACCACGGCCGCGGCATGGTCATCGTCCGGTCGCTGACCGCCGAGTACGGCGGCGGACTGGTCATCACACCCACCGAGGACGGCGGCAAGACGGTCTGGGTCACCCTGCCCTGGCCGTCGCCCCGGACCCGGGACTGA
- the bioD gene encoding dethiobiotin synthase: MPVVIVSGTGTEIGKTVVTAAVAALALAGGRTVAVLKPAQTGVGPGEPGDTAEVTRLAGAVTAVELARFPEPLAPATAAARAALPPVRPEEIAEAAGKLATEHDLVLVEGAGGLLVRFDAAGGTLADAARLLGAPVLVVAPAGLGTLNATALTTEALRARGLDALGVVIGAWPAAPDLAARCNLADLPDVAGAPLLGAIPEGAGALGPADFRAGAGGWLAPALGGDWSAGRFAATFAPGPGAVPGRSRA; the protein is encoded by the coding sequence ATGCCGGTGGTGATCGTCTCCGGGACGGGGACGGAGATCGGCAAGACCGTCGTCACGGCGGCCGTGGCGGCACTGGCGCTGGCCGGAGGCCGTACGGTCGCGGTGCTGAAGCCCGCGCAGACCGGTGTCGGCCCCGGTGAGCCCGGTGACACGGCCGAGGTGACGCGCCTGGCGGGCGCGGTCACGGCCGTCGAACTGGCCCGGTTCCCGGAGCCGTTGGCGCCCGCGACAGCCGCCGCGCGGGCCGCTCTGCCGCCCGTACGGCCCGAGGAGATCGCCGAGGCGGCCGGGAAACTGGCCACCGAGCACGATCTGGTGCTGGTCGAGGGCGCGGGCGGGCTGCTGGTCCGGTTCGACGCCGCGGGCGGCACCCTCGCGGACGCCGCCCGGCTGCTGGGCGCCCCGGTGCTGGTGGTGGCGCCCGCCGGGCTCGGCACCCTCAACGCGACCGCCCTGACGACCGAGGCGCTCCGGGCGCGCGGGCTCGACGCGCTGGGGGTGGTGATCGGCGCGTGGCCCGCCGCGCCGGACCTGGCGGCACGCTGCAACCTGGCGGATCTGCCGGACGTGGCGGGGGCGCCGCTGCTCGGCGCGATCCCGGAGGGCGCGGGCGCCCTGGGCCCGGCGGACTTCCGTGCCGGGGCGGGCGGCTGGCTGGCTCCGGCGCTGGGCGGCGACTGGTCCGCCGGACGGTTCGCGGCGACGTTCGCACCGGGCCCCGGTGCGGTGCCCGGCCGCAGTCGCGCCTGA
- a CDS encoding PP2C family protein-serine/threonine phosphatase — translation MKRSALRTAPYPVLVADTHGVVRFLNDTASALLPDAWRGTNLSDTAPAWLAAAHHALHPAPAAVGVIPGARSGPAGTPASPAAAGSVAHGEIDGRTYEAHPTREETGEVMWWLVDDTDRLLAHRALRVERARTAFLGEASNALLSSLNLDRCTETTAALAAGHLADAAVVVAPPTGRGMPAVSCTRGGAPVRLHLHAVPDQVPGLPEALQGFPPVPSRWIDPATAPAWLVPEGFGPVGSIVVTPLPGHGVPAGALVMLRRAGAPAFSEGEEVFARLFAARAGAALSAARLYAEQSSITETLMRELLPPVLHEVSGVEFAGAYRASAESERVGGDFYDVHPAPAAAEDRESLVVLGDVCGKGLEAAVLTGKIRNTLHALLPMADDHQRVISLLNGALLNSHHTRFATLVLASAVRRAGKVRLRLTSAGHPAPLIVRGDGQVEEAGTRGTLVGALPEAQAVTVETSLAPGETCVLFTDGITEARGGPLGGDLYGEERLHSALSQCAGMPAEAVVEHVQMLAAQWVRGGGHDDMAVVAITAPRNNHLSAVGGRGPGRFTA, via the coding sequence ATGAAGAGATCCGCCCTCCGCACGGCGCCGTACCCGGTGCTCGTGGCGGACACCCACGGCGTGGTGCGCTTCCTCAACGACACCGCCTCGGCGCTGTTGCCGGACGCCTGGCGCGGGACGAACCTGAGCGACACGGCCCCCGCCTGGCTGGCCGCCGCCCATCACGCGCTCCACCCCGCGCCCGCCGCGGTCGGCGTGATCCCCGGTGCCCGTTCCGGGCCCGCCGGGACTCCGGCGAGCCCGGCCGCCGCCGGATCCGTCGCCCACGGCGAGATCGACGGACGCACCTACGAGGCGCACCCGACCCGCGAGGAGACCGGCGAGGTCATGTGGTGGCTGGTCGACGACACCGACCGGCTGCTCGCCCACCGGGCGCTGCGCGTGGAGCGCGCCCGGACCGCCTTCCTGGGCGAGGCGTCGAACGCGCTTCTGTCGTCCCTCAATCTCGACCGCTGCACGGAGACGACGGCCGCTCTCGCCGCCGGGCACCTCGCCGACGCCGCCGTGGTGGTCGCCCCGCCCACGGGCCGGGGGATGCCTGCCGTCTCCTGCACCCGGGGCGGTGCGCCCGTACGCCTCCACCTCCATGCCGTGCCCGACCAGGTGCCCGGACTGCCGGAGGCGCTCCAGGGCTTCCCGCCGGTGCCCTCGCGCTGGATCGATCCCGCCACCGCGCCCGCGTGGCTCGTCCCCGAGGGATTCGGCCCGGTGGGGTCGATCGTGGTGACCCCGCTGCCCGGACACGGGGTGCCCGCCGGCGCGCTGGTCATGCTGCGGCGGGCCGGCGCGCCCGCGTTCAGCGAGGGCGAGGAGGTCTTCGCCCGGCTGTTCGCCGCCCGCGCGGGCGCCGCGCTGTCGGCGGCCCGGCTCTACGCGGAGCAGAGCTCCATCACCGAGACCCTGATGCGCGAACTGCTGCCGCCGGTGCTGCACGAGGTGTCCGGCGTGGAGTTCGCCGGTGCCTACCGCGCGTCGGCCGAGAGCGAGCGGGTCGGCGGCGACTTCTACGACGTCCACCCCGCGCCCGCCGCGGCCGAGGACAGGGAGTCGCTGGTCGTCCTCGGCGACGTGTGCGGCAAGGGTCTGGAGGCCGCCGTACTGACCGGCAAGATCCGCAACACCCTGCACGCCCTGCTCCCGATGGCCGACGACCACCAGCGCGTGATCAGTCTGCTCAACGGCGCCCTCCTCAACTCCCATCACACCCGCTTCGCGACCCTGGTCCTCGCCTCGGCGGTGCGCCGCGCCGGCAAGGTGCGGCTGCGGCTGACCAGCGCCGGCCACCCGGCCCCGCTGATCGTGCGCGGCGACGGCCAGGTGGAGGAGGCGGGCACCCGGGGCACCCTCGTGGGCGCGCTGCCGGAGGCGCAGGCCGTCACGGTGGAGACCAGCCTCGCGCCGGGCGAGACCTGTGTGCTGTTCACCGACGGCATCACCGAGGCCAGGGGCGGACCGCTCGGCGGTGACCTGTACGGCGAGGAGCGGCTGCACAGCGCGCTGTCCCAGTGCGCCGGCATGCCGGCCGAAGCCGTGGTGGAGCACGTCCAGATGCTGGCCGCGCAGTGGGTGCGGGGCGGCGGGCACGACGACATGGCCGTGGTCGCGATCACGGCTCCGCGCAACAATCACCTCAGTGCGGTAGGTGGACGCGGACCGGGCAGGTTCACCGCATGA
- a CDS encoding 8-amino-7-oxononanoate synthase, which translates to MDDEAQRRERSGLVRTLRPRAAGSALLDLASNDYLGLTHHPVTTRAAADAAHRWGAGATGSRLVTGTTALHTELERELADFCGFEAALVLSSGYAANLAALTALTARGSLVVSDAANHASIVDGCRLSRAETVVVPHADPPAVDKTLEAHPGVRALAVSDSVFSVDGDAAPLARLAEVCRTRGAALLVDDAHGLGVLGEGGRGAVHAAGLAGDPGTVATLTLSKALGSQGGAVLGPARVIDQLVNTARSFIFDTGLAPASAGAALASLRLLREDPSLAVRARAVAHALHRGLTAAGLTAVRPDAAVVSVRAPSPGAAVRWAADCRAAGLVVGCFRPPSVPDGISRIRLTARADLTDAQIGEALATIVATAPADARAHAR; encoded by the coding sequence ATCGACGACGAGGCGCAAAGGCGCGAGCGGTCCGGACTCGTCCGCACCCTGCGGCCCCGCGCCGCCGGTTCCGCCCTCCTGGACCTGGCGAGCAACGACTACCTCGGCCTCACCCACCACCCGGTGACGACACGCGCGGCGGCCGACGCGGCACACCGCTGGGGCGCGGGCGCCACCGGCTCCCGGCTCGTCACCGGAACGACCGCGCTCCACACCGAACTGGAGCGTGAACTGGCCGACTTCTGCGGTTTCGAGGCGGCGCTCGTCCTGTCGTCCGGATACGCCGCGAACCTCGCCGCCCTCACCGCACTGACCGCGCGCGGCTCGCTCGTCGTGTCGGACGCCGCCAACCACGCCTCCATCGTGGACGGTTGCCGGCTCTCCCGCGCCGAGACCGTGGTCGTCCCGCACGCGGACCCCCCGGCCGTGGACAAGACCCTCGAAGCGCACCCGGGCGTCCGGGCCCTGGCCGTCAGCGACTCGGTGTTCTCGGTGGACGGCGACGCGGCGCCGCTCGCCCGGCTCGCCGAGGTGTGCCGTACCCGGGGCGCCGCGCTGCTCGTGGACGACGCGCACGGACTCGGCGTGCTCGGCGAGGGCGGGCGCGGCGCCGTGCACGCGGCGGGCCTCGCGGGCGATCCGGGCACCGTGGCCACCCTCACGCTCTCCAAGGCGCTGGGCAGTCAGGGCGGCGCGGTGCTCGGCCCGGCGCGGGTGATCGACCAACTGGTCAACACGGCACGGTCGTTCATCTTCGACACCGGACTCGCGCCCGCCTCGGCCGGCGCCGCGCTGGCGAGTCTGCGGCTGCTGCGCGAGGACCCGTCGCTGGCGGTGCGGGCCCGCGCCGTCGCGCACGCGCTGCACCGGGGGCTGACCGCGGCGGGGCTGACCGCCGTACGCCCGGACGCCGCCGTCGTCTCCGTACGGGCCCCCTCACCCGGCGCGGCGGTGCGCTGGGCCGCCGACTGCCGGGCGGCCGGGCTGGTGGTGGGCTGCTTCCGGCCGCCGTCGGTGCCCGACGGGATCTCCCGCATCAGGCTCACCGCCCGCGCCGACCTGACGGACGCGCAGATCGGGGAGGCGCTGGCCACGATCGTCGCGACCGCCCCCGCCGACGCACGGGCGCACGCCCGCTGA
- a CDS encoding CPCC family cysteine-rich protein, with product MTTPGGPAGAGPPGGGPYACPRCELVTLEARGQFEICDECSWEDDGQDDPNADQFWGGPNGADTLTDARRRYAQYAATTRGTDPRSAANGGPGRWRSRPDRRRG from the coding sequence GTGACAACGCCCGGAGGACCTGCCGGAGCCGGCCCGCCCGGCGGCGGTCCGTATGCCTGTCCCCGCTGCGAGCTTGTGACGCTTGAAGCCCGTGGACAATTCGAGATCTGTGACGAGTGCAGCTGGGAAGACGACGGCCAGGACGACCCGAACGCCGACCAGTTCTGGGGCGGCCCCAACGGAGCGGACACCCTGACCGACGCACGTCGTCGCTACGCGCAGTACGCCGCCACGACGAGGGGAACAGATCCGAGATCGGCGGCCAATGGCGGCCCAGGCAGGTGGCGTTCACGCCCGGACCGTCGTCGCGGCTGA
- a CDS encoding ATP-binding protein, with product MNTDQQADDVHGGAPDGESGEIPPPRTLPANAAAARAQVMDLLDSRFCTLDEHTLGDVVLADVLLVTSELVTNALRHGGGITDFVVELGADELRLVVADASVRPPVTMTRAPGEFTVGGYGWALVNRLARSVAVRVTGTGKRIEAVLGLR from the coding sequence GTGAACACGGATCAGCAGGCGGACGACGTACACGGCGGGGCCCCGGACGGCGAGTCGGGGGAGATCCCGCCCCCTCGGACGCTGCCCGCGAACGCGGCCGCCGCGCGCGCCCAGGTCATGGATCTGCTCGACAGCCGCTTCTGCACCCTCGACGAGCACACCCTGGGTGACGTCGTGCTCGCCGATGTGCTGCTCGTCACCTCCGAACTGGTCACCAACGCGCTGCGGCACGGCGGCGGCATCACCGACTTCGTGGTGGAACTGGGCGCCGACGAGCTGCGGTTGGTGGTCGCCGACGCCAGCGTGCGCCCGCCGGTCACCATGACGCGGGCGCCCGGCGAGTTCACCGTGGGCGGGTACGGCTGGGCGCTCGTCAACCGGCTGGCCAGGAGCGTCGCCGTCCGGGTGACCGGTACGGGCAAGCGCATCGAAGCGGTCCTCGGACTGCGCTGA
- a CDS encoding ATP-dependent Clp protease proteolytic subunit, with translation MNRPAARHVLPEFTERTSTGTRSLDPYSKLFEGRIIFLGTPLDDTAANDVVVQLLNLEYTAPDQDIALYINSPGGPLSAMTAVYDTMRVVGCDVSTTCLGQAASTAAVLLAAGAPGKRMALPGARVVLQQPGIEEPVRGQPSDLALHAEELLRLRALMAGALVRHTGQSAERIDADIDRDTVFDAAGAVAYGLVDEVTRDRRASLGLNTPG, from the coding sequence ATGAACCGCCCCGCCGCCCGCCACGTCCTGCCGGAGTTCACCGAGCGGACCAGCACCGGAACCCGCTCCCTCGACCCGTACTCCAAGCTCTTCGAGGGGCGGATCATCTTCCTCGGCACCCCGCTGGACGACACGGCGGCCAACGATGTGGTCGTCCAGCTGCTGAATCTCGAATACACCGCCCCGGACCAGGACATCGCGCTCTACATCAACTCCCCCGGCGGCCCGCTGAGCGCCATGACGGCCGTCTACGACACGATGCGGGTCGTCGGCTGCGACGTGTCGACCACCTGCCTCGGACAGGCCGCGTCGACCGCCGCCGTGCTGCTCGCCGCCGGCGCCCCGGGCAAGCGGATGGCGCTCCCCGGCGCGCGCGTGGTCCTCCAGCAGCCGGGAATCGAGGAGCCCGTACGCGGCCAGCCGTCCGACCTCGCCCTCCACGCGGAGGAGTTGCTGCGGCTGCGCGCCCTGATGGCGGGGGCCCTGGTACGGCACACCGGGCAGAGCGCCGAGCGGATCGACGCCGACATCGACCGGGACACGGTCTTCGACGCGGCGGGCGCCGTCGCGTACGGGCTGGTGGACGAGGTCACGCGGGACCGCAGGGCCTCCCTCGGCCTCAACACCCCCGGGTGA
- a CDS encoding urease subunit gamma, with product MQLTPHEQERLLIHVAADVATRRLARGLRLNHPEAVAVLTVHLLEGARDGRTVAELMASGRKVLTRDDVMEGIPEMIHDVQVEATFPDGTKLVTVHDPIV from the coding sequence GTGCAGTTGACCCCGCACGAACAGGAACGCCTGCTCATCCATGTGGCCGCCGACGTGGCGACCCGGCGGCTGGCGCGCGGGCTGCGCCTCAACCACCCCGAGGCCGTCGCCGTCCTCACCGTCCATCTTCTCGAAGGCGCCAGGGACGGCCGTACCGTCGCCGAGCTCATGGCCTCCGGACGCAAGGTGCTCACCCGCGACGACGTCATGGAGGGCATCCCCGAGATGATCCACGACGTCCAGGTCGAGGCCACCTTCCCGGACGGCACCAAGCTCGTCACCGTCCACGACCCGATCGTCTGA
- a CDS encoding urease subunit beta, with the protein MIPGEILYAAGTVPLNAGRPVTRLTVLNAADRPVQVGSHYHFAETNPGLRFDRAAARGLRLNVAAGTSVRFEPGIPVDVELVPLAGHRVVPGLRGETGGPLDA; encoded by the coding sequence ATGATTCCCGGAGAGATCCTGTACGCGGCGGGGACGGTGCCGCTCAACGCGGGCCGCCCCGTCACCCGCCTCACCGTGCTCAACGCCGCCGACCGGCCCGTCCAGGTCGGCTCCCACTACCACTTCGCCGAGACCAACCCCGGTCTGCGGTTCGACCGCGCGGCGGCGCGCGGCCTGCGGCTGAACGTCGCCGCGGGCACCTCCGTACGGTTCGAGCCCGGCATCCCCGTCGACGTCGAACTTGTCCCGCTCGCCGGACACCGGGTCGTACCGGGCCTGCGCGGCGAGACCGGAGGGCCCCTCGATGCCTGA
- a CDS encoding STAS domain-containing protein, with amino-acid sequence MFEESESAVAGAVEDDVFIVTVRGDIDFDSARGLREALDGAGRTGTGRTVVDLSGLDFADSTVLHVLLGAQREHRTAGRGLVVAGPFSETVGRLFEVTGTADFFAMAPTLDAAVTD; translated from the coding sequence GTGTTCGAGGAATCAGAGAGTGCGGTCGCAGGGGCCGTTGAGGATGACGTCTTCATCGTGACGGTGAGGGGCGACATCGACTTCGACAGTGCGCGAGGGCTGCGCGAGGCACTGGACGGCGCGGGACGGACCGGCACCGGGCGGACGGTGGTCGACCTGTCCGGGCTGGACTTCGCCGACTCCACCGTGCTGCACGTACTGCTCGGCGCGCAGCGCGAACACCGCACGGCGGGACGGGGGTTGGTGGTCGCCGGCCCGTTCAGCGAGACGGTCGGACGCCTCTTCGAGGTCACGGGCACGGCGGACTTCTTCGCCATGGCCCCGACCCTCGACGCCGCGGTGACCGACTAG
- the bioB gene encoding biotin synthase BioB produces MDLLNTLVDKGLRREAPSREEALAVLATSDDELLDVVAAAGKVRRQWFGRRVKLNYLVNLKSGLCPEDCSYCSQRLGSKAEILKYTWLKPDEATKAAAAGVAGGAKRVCLVASGRGPTDRDIDRVSRTIGAIKEQDPEVEVCACLGLLSDGQAERLKEAGADAYNHNLNTSEATYGDITTTHTYADRVETVRHARGAGLSACSGLIAGMGESDADLVDVVFALRELDPDSVPVNFLIPFEGTPLAGEWNLTPQRALRILAMVRFVCPDVEVRLAGGREVHLRSMQPLALHLVNSIFLGDYLTSEGQEGKADLEMIADAGFEVEGAGTRTLPAHRSDGCASACGPAEADEEQPADRAESGGARTDLVTVRRRGAGTDLAPNA; encoded by the coding sequence ATGGACCTGCTGAACACACTGGTGGACAAGGGCCTTCGGCGCGAGGCGCCGTCGCGCGAGGAGGCGCTCGCCGTACTGGCGACGTCCGACGACGAGCTGCTCGACGTGGTGGCCGCGGCCGGAAAGGTGCGCCGCCAGTGGTTCGGGCGGCGGGTCAAGCTGAACTACCTGGTCAACCTGAAGTCCGGGCTCTGCCCCGAGGACTGCTCCTACTGCTCGCAGCGGCTGGGGTCCAAGGCCGAGATCCTCAAGTACACCTGGCTCAAGCCCGACGAGGCGACGAAGGCGGCGGCGGCCGGGGTGGCGGGCGGCGCGAAGCGGGTCTGTCTGGTGGCGAGCGGCCGGGGCCCGACGGACCGGGACATCGACCGGGTCTCGCGGACGATCGGCGCGATCAAGGAACAGGACCCGGAGGTCGAGGTCTGCGCCTGTCTGGGGCTGCTCTCGGACGGTCAGGCGGAGCGGCTGAAGGAGGCCGGCGCCGACGCGTACAACCACAACCTCAACACCTCCGAGGCCACCTACGGCGACATCACCACCACCCACACCTACGCGGACCGGGTGGAGACCGTCCGGCACGCGCGGGGCGCGGGCCTGTCGGCCTGTTCGGGGCTGATCGCGGGCATGGGCGAGAGCGACGCCGACCTGGTGGACGTGGTGTTCGCGCTGCGGGAGCTGGACCCGGACTCGGTGCCGGTCAACTTCCTGATCCCGTTCGAGGGCACGCCGCTGGCCGGGGAGTGGAACCTGACGCCGCAGCGGGCGCTGCGCATCCTGGCGATGGTGCGGTTCGTCTGCCCCGACGTGGAGGTGCGGCTCGCGGGCGGGCGCGAGGTGCATCTGCGGTCGATGCAGCCGCTGGCGCTGCACCTGGTCAACTCGATCTTCCTCGGCGACTACCTCACCAGTGAGGGCCAGGAGGGCAAGGCGGACCTGGAGATGATCGCGGACGCCGGTTTCGAGGTAGAGGGCGCGGGCACGCGGACGCTGCCCGCGCACCGGAGCGACGGATGCGCGAGCGCGTGCGGCCCGGCGGAGGCCGACGAGGAGCAGCCGGCCGACCGGGCGGAGAGCGGCGGGGCCCGTACGGATCTGGTGACCGTACGGCGCCGGGGAGCCGGGACGGATCTGGCGCCCAATGCCTGA
- a CDS encoding class I SAM-dependent methyltransferase encodes MQLRQRKAPEDSVRHPLFARVYARMSVAADRGGVAAHRAELLAGLSGRVVEIGAGNGLNFARYPAAVTDVVAVEPERSLRRLAVGAAARAPVPVDVRPGTAEALPVEDQGFDAAVVSLVLCTVRDVPKALAEIRRVLRPGGELRFFEHGPAPEPGMARVQRVLDRTVWPALFGGCHTSRDTLAALGGAGFELGPYRALRVPEKGPRTPTSACVLGAAYRPGADPL; translated from the coding sequence ATGCAGCTGCGCCAACGCAAGGCCCCCGAGGACTCCGTGCGTCATCCGCTCTTCGCGCGCGTCTACGCGCGGATGAGCGTCGCCGCCGACCGGGGCGGCGTCGCGGCCCACCGCGCGGAGCTGCTGGCCGGCCTCTCGGGCCGGGTGGTGGAGATCGGCGCGGGCAACGGGCTGAACTTCGCGCGCTACCCGGCGGCGGTCACGGACGTGGTGGCCGTCGAACCGGAGCGTTCCCTGCGGCGGTTGGCGGTGGGGGCGGCGGCGCGGGCCCCGGTCCCGGTGGATGTGCGGCCCGGTACGGCGGAGGCGCTGCCCGTCGAGGACCAGGGGTTCGACGCGGCGGTCGTCTCGCTGGTGCTGTGCACCGTACGGGACGTACCGAAGGCGCTCGCCGAGATCCGCCGTGTCCTGCGCCCCGGCGGTGAACTGCGCTTCTTCGAGCACGGACCGGCGCCCGAGCCCGGAATGGCACGGGTGCAGCGGGTGCTGGACCGGACGGTGTGGCCCGCGCTCTTCGGCGGCTGCCACACCTCGCGGGACACCCTCGCCGCCCTCGGCGGGGCGGGCTTCGAACTGGGCCCGTACCGCGCGCTGCGGGTGCCGGAGAAGGGGCCGCGGACGCCGACCTCGGCGTGCGTGCTGGGGGCGGCGTACCGGCCGGGGGCGGATCCGCTCTGA
- a CDS encoding type II toxin-antitoxin system Phd/YefM family antitoxin: MAYEIPVTQARAELADLINRVVYGDERVVVTRHGKPLVALVSAADLARLESLKAEEVTAAGERVISSVSRIGAMPSAPGERADFGIVAHHEPLA, from the coding sequence ATGGCCTACGAAATTCCGGTGACACAAGCGCGGGCGGAGCTCGCCGATCTGATCAACCGGGTCGTCTACGGCGACGAACGGGTGGTCGTGACGCGGCACGGCAAGCCGCTCGTCGCCCTGGTGTCGGCCGCCGACCTGGCACGACTGGAGAGCCTGAAGGCCGAGGAGGTCACCGCGGCGGGGGAGCGGGTGATCTCGTCCGTGAGCAGGATCGGCGCGATGCCGTCCGCTCCCGGCGAACGCGCGGACTTCGGCATCGTGGCCCACCACGAGCCGCTGGCCTGA